The sequence below is a genomic window from Ipomoea triloba cultivar NCNSP0323 chromosome 2, ASM357664v1.
gcaaccgttatgtgtcttcatattagtaacacatgttgtgatgtgtttgtgcattcaaatgtttaggaggatgagttctgtgtattttgtgtaaatattctgtgtattcatgttattaacacaagttgtgatgtgtttgtgcattcgaatgttaggaggatgagttctctgtgtattttgtgttaatattctgtgtattctcggcaaacattatgtgtattctaggcaaatgttctgtgtattctatataatgattatgtgtattatagataatgaattccatggagtcattcgcgtccgcgtccgcatccactaacatctgtgtattttgtgtcaatattctgtgtattctgaacaaacattctatgtattctaggcaaacgttctgtgtattatagataatgattatgtgtattatagataatgaattccttgagtcattcgcgtccacgtctactaacaccaaaacgacgtcgttttacgtacgtggtgcatattgctatgtgcaccgtggtgcagggtataacgattgtagCTTGGTGATAGTAGTGAAAACTCTATATTTCAAGAGAAATACAGAGAGAAGGCTatgattatcaaaattaaagtaataCTTGTTTCCAATTGAGCTGAGTAGTCCAAATTGGGCTTTACTAtgattaaattgaaatgttCTAATTTGTTCAATTTAAGATCTTAGCGATGAATCAATCCTTGCAAAGCCTCACTCAAATTATTGGATCTCTAAGAAATGGCATGGTGCCACCAGTGTTAGTGTAGAATGGTTTGTTgaatgcattattttttagtcTTGGATAGAGTTGAAGGTGATAATAAGATAGTGATTTATTTCTAGTCATTATTATAATGAATTGAAGCATACCTAAACCATGGCAATTGATAAAAGTTAAGGGTAGTACATGATGGGGTTCAAGGATGATGAGTTGTTATCATGTTGAAACATACCTAAACCATGGCAATTGTAAAAGATTATGTTCATATTTCTATAGGTGACATTCTCATTGGTTTGAATCCCATTATGAACTTTGCTAATAAATAACAAAGATTGTCCAACCTTAAATTTCCAGGTTAGCTTATCCTacccaatagaggtgcctacgATCCAACAAGGAGATTAGTCACTGTGTTTGACGGTAGAGACCCtgggctaaaaaaaaaaaaaaaaaaaaaaaaacattgttttaGATATATTTTAGTAATCATAACTGATAGATTATATACTATaatcattatttcatggaccatggtccacatatttgtatgaaccataaataaaaaagtacatttttaatatattaaaagtacattatttgtatatgtaaattatattatttgaaagtgtaaCATTTCTACTTTGAATATGGTGCAATTATGGTCTTCAATGGCCATAATGTGGTACCATTAAATCAGATATTGTAACGGTTGTTACAACCGTTACAATGACCTATATTGATGGTTCTATAGGTATAAAAGGGATAGGTCCCCCACTGCTCAAGTTACAGACTACAACACATACACCATCTATTTTGAACCTGAGAACAAGTGGGAGACACTCTGCAGAAATACACAGACAATCAAAGGCATCAACAAAGGTAATCTTAAGGacactatggctggaggttagtacaGTTATGTGTATTagtcttacatttggtatcagagctatgTTATCTCTGCCTCCTGAATATGATATGCAATATACTTTTCTTGAAAATCTATTATGCCTATTTGAATGCATATAAATGTGTATTTTCGTAGATGTATGAATTGTGAATATCTAGATGTATGAATGATGATAATTTGTACACTGCAATAGTTTTACTTTTTGGAAAAGggataaggttcaaattggccattgaacgtaacctaaaagtgcaattaggtcactaaacgaaaaaaatgtgcaattagaccattgaacactccaaatgcatgcaattttacctgataacaggttaccttccatttcatcaagtTGCTTGCTTGCATGGTGAATtgacatttaaaaatatttttttaataataaattttcaaattaaaaattaaaaattaattaaaaatattaacaaattaatattaaaaaatattaaaaaattaatataaaaaatttgaatattttttaatttttaatttatatttttaatatttattaaataataaaatttaaaaataaaaattaattaaaattattagaatattaatattaaaaaattaaaaattaaaaattaaaaattactagtagtatttttttattttttattttttttaatatttattattaaaaaattattttaaaatgtcacatCACAATCAacttgatgaaatggaaggtaacctagGTAAaattaggtgaaattgcatgcgaGTGCGAAtgtttagtggcctaattgcacatttttttttttttttacgtacGGTGGCCTAATTACAATTTCAGGTTacattcagtggccaatttgaaccttattccttttggaaattatatacaaattttttcgGCATAAactttgtatatatacactattTTTCGAAATTtccttaaataataataataaaaaaaaaatatgaggcATATGGATTTGGGGGTTTCGGCCGGCAACCATTCGTATGGTCGCCGGCGTACCCCCTATCCGGCGACCGCCGTTGGCGGCGGTCGCCGGTGCGCTTCCTATTCCGGCGAAATCGCCGCCATGGGGCGGTgaaaccattaaaaaaattaaaacctgTTGGATCGGCGGTCGGACTGCGCCGTTTTCTCGTCAATCCGGCGGAGAGGCGGCGGCTTCCCTTCTTTATTCGGCCACGCCGGTGACGGACGCAGGAGGCGTCGTGGCGGCGCTAGGTCTTGCGTCCGGGTGGAGAACGGCGGCGATCTGTTGATACGGCTGGGGATACAGCGAGAAGGGCGGCGCCGGGGCTGGGTCTCGGCTTAGGGCGGCGAGCGGCGGATCTCCGGGCTACCGGCGGTCGGTCGGTCTCCCACTTGCGGCGCTGCATCCCCTATGCTTCTGCGTTTCTGCGTGTGTTTTTACCGTTCTGCAGTTCTCCGAGCTATACTACCAGCTaggttttaattttgttaaagtGCTGATGGAGGTTTTGTTGGGCCGGGTCTAGCCCTTTGGGCTTGAccatttcatttaattaataacaataatttgttTTGGGCCTGTTTGCATCAATCTGATTTTTTATActctttaatatatttgtttatattattttgggcCTACTATTTGcattgttaataaaattttattcatattgCAGTTGGGTAAAGActtgaaaattatatagtttttaaagaaattttcatgcaaattgcaaattgaatttaaattttattatttattcatatttgTTAAATTGCTATATTGTTTTGTGcaattttttgtataatatgATATTTATGTCATTGTAATATGCATTTTATGTCCATtagaataatatttatttttaattatgcaatttatatTATGCCTTAGAAAAGCATATTTAGGAATTAGTGAAATTCTTTAGGTTTTTGGACATTAGCATATTACGTAGTACATACAGTTTAGTACAACTACGGTAGTGCCTGAAGGTTAGTACATTAAGTTCAAAAGTTTACCTACCCTTAAAGCCTTTTTCTAAACCGTGAACATCATTAACACCTCCAGAACAAATATGCTAtaatgtgaaattgcatgcTTGGGGAAAAGTTTATTGGGAAGAAAACTTGGTTTCAGTATCGAGACTTGTACCAATGggattttcctttaattttcaagacaagcgttttgatatttttaataaatcaacttGTGTTGGATACGGTACATTGtctgatggtctttatcgtTTGCATTTACAAAACAATACCACTTGTGTTGGATACGGTACATTgtatagaaatattattttactgTTTAGTTCATGAGCTTCCAttagattaaattttttttacctttaaCTCTAAAATTTTTCAAACTTATCAGACCAACTTATCAATTTTGGACTAAAATTCACATCCTAATTGTATTAGATCTCTCGTGCCTAAACGTGGATACCAAATAGAAGATCCAACACCGTGAAAATTCTAGTAGAAAATTTCATgagaaaaatgatcaaatacatctcaaactttatatgaggaatcaattaggccttcgaacttttgaaagttacaattaagcacataaacatgtcaatttaatgcATCATGACTCAaaatctattagtgacctgtaataacatgtcaGTAAGGTTCCAAAGATGTTTCGAGTGAAATCCAATAACGAACGACCAACATGTCATCGAAGAAGGCATCGCaattggttgccttctccagctGACGGAGAAAGTGACCAACTTGTTGCCGAGAAGGCGACCAATTGCGATGCATTTTCCGCGCAACATGCTAGTTGTTCGTTGCCAAGTGGAAATAATTGGAACATCGTCAAATAACCACCTGAGCCCTAGtgacctattattacaggtcagagttttttcccaaaatggtccctcgactattgctcattctcaattttgcatttcgactttcaattgcacctaatgtggtccctcgactttcaaaaactcacccaatttggtcctctgttacatattccgtcaaatcagtgttaaaatggagggcatttttgtccatttacctattgttagcctaataaacattgagaaatagttgatgggccattttgagaatagtcaagggaccattttgggaaaaactattttattaatttcattttttagacactataaaattagaatttctatacatttttttcttacaaatataaatagttaaaatcgcgcaatccaacctcaaaatttttaactttctttacagacttttccctctaaatatacaaactattcctatgaagttttacaataagttacgtaaatttcataaatactcatatacttttttttaatgttcatagacaatcaatcactatgtatcacattaaatattacttttaccattgaaaagtaaaatctcgtcaatgtttcctgcaatattttctgtatttgatttcgaagtaattattaaattttatattaatttacattatttaagatattttatgacatcttttatatgttttcctcttcttatttttttattaattattaattattaaggcaagtataatttattttgtaatgtggacacattatttttaataattttgatttaattaaattataccttaattataaaaatcctacctaataattttagtatattacatgagacacaataattattataaataatgtttaataattgtcaatttgtattcaacaataaaatttatagttaatttttaagtcaatcataaaatcttttgtgctgtgggcacattattttttaattatttgagtttaataatattatatcttatttataaaaaaatccaaagtaatatatttagtactacggatgtgactaagaattattttaatcagtgcttaaaaaatgagtatttataaaatttacgaaacttattataaatctgcataggaatagtttgtatatttagatagagggaaaaagtatgtaaaaaagttaaaaatttttaggatggattgcatgattttaactatttatatttgtaaggaaaaaaatgtatagaaattcttattttatagagtctaaaaaatgaaaataaacaaaaatgaaataaataaaatagttttttccaaaatggtccattgactatgctcaaaatggtccctcaactatttctcaatgtttattaggctaacaataggtaaatgaaCTAAAATgacctccattttaacactgatttgacggaatatgtaacggaggaccaaattgggtgagtttttgaaagtcgagggaccacattaggtgcaattgaaagtcgaaatgcaaaattgagaatgagtaatagtcaagggaccattttgggaaaaaactcattacaggtcactagtcAATTTTTGgacattaataaattaaattgacatgtttatatgcttaattttaactttaaaaaattcgAGTACCTAATTAACTTATCATATAAAGTTAGATGGTGTATAAGtgtattttacattttctcaaatttaattatacttGTTTTATATTCGATAAAAATTGAAAAGCCCAACACGTGAAATTCGGGTAGAAAATCCCGCTCTTGTATAGCCAGAAGTAGGGCTTTTCAAACCTCAGTTTTCACAGCCATGTCAGAATCTGCACAGGAAGTCGCCAAACCCTTATCCGAGGACATGGATATTGAATCCAACGCCGCTGAGGACTCTGGGACTGAGAACGGCGGCGCAAAGCGGCCAAGGGAGGAGGGAGGCGAGCCGGAGAACGGTGACAATGGTGACGCCTCGAAGAAATCAAGGGTCGATAAGTCTGTTGAAGAACAAAGACTGGAAATTTTGGAAGGAAACGAAGTTGGGGAgggaaagaagaaggaagaaagaTCGGGTCCGGTTACTCTGGGTCCGAAAAGCTTTGGGTCGTCGGTAGAGATGTTTGAGTACTTCTACAAATTACTCCATTACTGGGCTCCTAATCTCGACATCAACAAGGTAGGAAAAGGTTCcaactttaaaataaattgtcaaTTCGGAGTGAGTTAGTTTTTGGCTTATTGTATATGTATGCTTGTGAAAAGAATTGATCTTTATAGTCAATTTTGGGCATCTTTTTAAaagatgaattttttaaaatcagcTGCAGTCCTGCAGATGTTTATTTTTCCGTAGTTATTTAAAAAGTGAATAATTGGTATATTAATGTAATGGATTTTGTTTTTGGCTTCTTTTCTTATAAGAATTTTGTAAAAAGAATTGCTATTAGAATTTTTTAGGGCTTCTTGTTAAAAGAAGAATTTTTGAATGATTAGCTGCATATCCCCAAATCGGCATTACTTTGTTTCAACTAGTTTAGCTGATTATTGTTTTAGCCTATTATATCTGCTTGACTGTTCCCATACTCTGTTTCACTTTGAAATAAACTATATTTTAGAACCTATGTCTTTCTAAAGGTTTAGTTTTTGCCTAACCTGAATGATTGAGTATTTGAGTTTAGTACCTCTAGTGAGAGAAGTGAATCTTTTTGAAGAGGACAATGGCATTGAGGCCATGAATTGTTGATCTCTCAGCTTTATTACCTTTTCATTCCCTGAATTCCATCACCCCTTGGATTTTTCCGATGTAGTTCCATATTTTTGGTAAGTTAATGCTGATAACTATTATTTCTAGACTAGACTGTTGATATCCTCTTTACATCGGTATAGGTTGGTGAATCATTTTCTGTCTTCAAAATCATATCTGGTCTTTAGTTATAGAGTTGCTGCAATTATAGTTTTTGAGTGTATTCTATAGTTACAATCTTTGGTCCTGTTTAAATTCCATATATGTTAAAAGGTGGTGATATATAGTTTCCGGATATTAGTGATGTTTAACTTTTTCAATACTTCTCTTGATgtatttgacatttttattgTTAGTTTGATGTATATGCAGACTTGAATCAAGgtgtaattttttgtgtttgggtTTGACTCATTGTGGTGTTAATTGCAGTACGAACATATGGTTTTGCTGGAGCTGCTTAAGAAGGGTCATGCAGATCCAGAGAAAAAAATAGGCCCGGGAGTTGGTGCATTTCAAGTTCAAAACCACCCTGTATTTAAAAGTCGCTGCTTCTTCATCGTAAGGGTGGATGGGTCCGCTGATGACTTCAGCTTCAGGAAGTGCGTGGATCGGATCCTTCCCTTGCCAGAGAGCATGCAAATAAAGCATAATGCTAATAAGGCCTTGAGGGTCGGAAAAGGCGGAAAAGGCAGTGACAGAGGTGGAAGAGGTGGAGGTCATGGCCGTGGTAGAGGAAAGTCGAGAAACTGAgtgtgttcgtgttcgtgttcgtgttcaaATGAATTTTCAAGCATACACTCTGAAGAAGGAAGGGTACTTGCTTGCTAGCTTTCTAGTAAAATCCAGATTTTTACCTTTTTGACCTTTCTCCTCTGATATAGTTTTGGAATTGTCTTCTCCAAATTAATCAGTTTATGCCATCCTGACTGTCACAAGGCCCCCCtttgttttggttttcttttcttaaatctCTTGCTACCTTATTTTGGTGGATGGAAGTAGGCAAAACTTAACTTATATTCTTAAATGTAAAGTATTTTGGCATTGTGCACAGTGCCCTTTTTTCGTCTCAAAATTATGAGAACGTAGTGATCTTGTTCCACAATTAGCCATTAGTGCATAATGGATGGTTAGCTTATTGTGTTAGCGGTTTTGACCATTGAACTgtttaaatagtttataaacaaatatttggtaaaaattAGCTACTTATAATTAGCagttaatatttgaaaaaaaaaacatatattgaCATGAgtacattttataaaaataattctttaattattaattatataatatttttaattataaaaagtttaaattaaataaataacatttgttattaatatttataattttcttattataatataattaaaaaaaaaacctggagCATGAGACTCCCTTCTAGAAGGGGAGCCTCATGCTCACTTTGGGccgtcgttatatcgtggaccatggtccaaaagcAGTATCGTTTCTTTAAATAAAGAAGTCTCCTAAATGAAACTACTGTCTCACATTTgtcatttgtttttaaattatcaaataaaacgatagttatatcgaaatgtttatctcaaatgatactgcctcacatttgtcatttgtttttatattatcaaataaaactgtagttatatcgaaatgcaaccgtagttgtgttgaaagaaaactgcagtgtatataaaattaaactgaataacaatttcacatgtttgagtgtataatgttgaatgaaactgtaattatatcgaaatgaaactgtagttatgttgaaataaaactgcagtgtatataaaatgaaactgaataacagtttcacatatttgagtgaatattttccaatgaaactgtagttatattgaaatgatattgtagttgtgttgtaatgaaactatagtgtatatataatgaaattgattaacagtttcacatatttgagtgtataatgtcgaatgaaactgacAAACTGtcgttatatcgaaaagaaaccgtagttgtgttgaaaagaaactgcagtgtatataaaataaaactgaatatgttatatacACAAAGTTAATTTTTTCGGAACGACGCAGAACgggtgccgtttcttttcattaaaagaaacggcaCCGTTTTTATGCTTGGACTatcatgcattgtggaccgcggtccacagtaaaatttgcgcacTTTGGGAGCCTCATGCTCACGATGTAGCATTTGTGAAGTTAGCGGGTTGTCATAAAAAAGTTGCCCtaatcaattattaatcaaacaaaattttCGACGTTTTGATCAGGTCAAATCGTTAAAGTGGTCAAATTCATCAAAGTATGGCCAAAACGCCATTTACAAAACAAGGCTAATCACATGGTCACTTTTTCTTGTCCCTGGCAAGAGTAACATAGTTGTCCAGATTAGAGATGACAATTCTACCCGCACCAGATGGGTTCCTCGCATCCTCGCCCCAACGAGTATTAAAATACTCAAACGACTTGGGTAATGGGTACCGCCGAGATGGGGGAATTTTTTATACTCGCGTAGGTATGGGGGCGAGTACGGGGAGGTATCCTCACCCCGCACTCgcactatatatatagcaaatacTAAAATTTTGGTCCGATGAGTATTaacaaaatgacagttttggtCAACATGTTTAATTCCTACAAATTGTCATCTAcgattattgttttagtactaATTTCCATCCACGACAATTATATtcttttagtgccaaaattcatcacgcTGATCACTCATTCATTTAAGACATGTCGAAATCTAAGACTTTGATGAGTCTTTTTGtccttttcaacttttttttttagaaccaATAAACTAACTTTCATTCTAGAAAACAAAGAACTTACAATAAAAGAAGGAGGACCAAGAAACACAACCAGACAAAGAACCAGTCTCCCTAGAAACCAAATGGGCAACCTGGTTCGCTGATCgtttaacaaaaagaaattacaaATCGTCAATAGAAGTTGCAATGACTTTAATATCATCAATAATAAGATCAAAATAGGACTCTCTCACCTCTCCACACAATGCATGAAACACCTCATGTGCATTCATCTCCACATCAACCTCTCGAGCACCCACTTCCTTCAGCCAACTCAGCACCTCCCGAACCCTCAATGCCTCCGCCATGCGAGCTCCCTCCGCCACACCTCCCGGAAACACTGTAGCTACAATAAAAGCACCATGTGAATCCCGCAAGACCCAACCGAAGTTCGCCTTGCCACACCTCCCCTGCAAAAGGTTTTGCCAACGATGTACTTGATTCGTTCCCAGAAGTAGCCCCTCATATTCCATTCATAAtattcaattaacatattatgtgactgtgaataaattgaagacacataatttgttaCTTATAGACACATCATATGTTAATAATTACATGTGTCTAATATATTAACTGTAGACATATaatgtaataaattataaactaaTATCGTGTTAACAGGTAGTGTGATAATTGTCAGGTCTAAGTAGTACTAAAGCATCGCATATATTATCTTCTAGACAAgacattaataaatattcttaatattataACTGTGAACAGATTAcaagaaaattattttgtaaatctattactgcattatatatattgtggaaTGTAACTCATCTCCCCACTTACAGTGCTTTAACTACCCTAATTAATAAATCAATGATGAACGTATACACAACATGCATGGATGGATTAACCCAAATTCATTGAGTAAGCCCCACTATGCACTAAATTCCATAATATCTATCTtcttaaacatacatatatatgcccATCATATCTATATATCTCCTTCCTTCCTTCCCTTCCATCAGAGTTGCAGCATTTCCAGAAATCAAAACCCTAAACTACAATAATAATCATGGTGCCAGGAGAAAATAACCTGCAGCTTTCTTTTCCTGTTCAATCATGGTCTGATAATAACTTAGCTTGGGACTatgatcatgatgattatgattatgatttccCCATGCAAACTACTCATCACTACACCTCTTTTGATTATCATTCTTTTCCCCTCATGGACAATTACATGTTTCTCATCAACGATCCTCTATATTCACATCCAACCCAATCCATCATCCAAggttttttgttttcaattctACCTTTAATTTATACTTACTTCGTTGATGAGTTATATTACTGAATAATAattgagaaaattttaatttgcaggAGTGTATGGTGATGAGGGAGTGGAAGAGGAGCAGAAGATGGGGGATGGTGGAGGGAATAATAAGAAGAAGGGTAGAAATGATTGTTCATCAAAAATGTTGTGCAGAGAAACAATATCAAAGTATTTCTATATGCCAATCACAAAGGCTGCAAGAGAACTCAACGTTGGGTTGACATTGCTGAAGAAGAGATGCCGGGAGTTGGGGATTCGCCGCTGGCCTCACCGGAAGTTGATGAGTCTCCAAACCCTAATCTCAAATGTTCAGGTCAGATAATCAcctcattcaattcaattcatttgctatttaattctttattattCCTCATCGATCATCACTATCTCCCATATATCTatcctaatatataattaatttcaaattgaaatgcactgtaattatatatgtattgtgaAAGGTGCTGGGGAAGGATGAAGAAGAGGAGAAGTTGAGAGAAGCCGTACAGTTGTTGGAGAAGCAGAAGAGAGAGATTGAAGAGAGTCCAGATATGGAGATGGAGGACACCACTAAAAAGCTCAGGCAAGCTTGTTTTAAGGCAAACTATAAGAAGAGGAAGCTTAACGTCTCCGTCGCCGGCGCCGGGATGCTCCAACCTTTGCCGTCGTCGTCGCCGTCATCTGCGCCGGCCATTTCAGCTGGAGCTTCTGCTGCTACTGCTGATTATGAGGAAGATCATCAAATGGATTCTCTCTTATCTTATTATttatcctcttcttcttcttcttcttctaccgCCATTGATTACTAAAATATTATGCACGCTACGTAGTCTTAATCTACCTATAATCGGTAAAACTTTGTGTCTTTGACATATATGCATTTcgacttttaaaatatttatagtgtatttagataattaatatttatagaCTTACATATATAAGTCCAATGAGTTGAGATGGTTTTGCTCACGACGTGTGATTCTCTCGTCTCAAGCTCCCACACTCCAggcttatataaattaaatcacAATAACATATTTCGGACTGATAAGATAGTGAAGAGGTACACTCCAagcttatataaattaaatcacAATAACATATTTTGAACTGATAAGATAGTGAAGAGGTAAATGTGAGAAGACTAGTGTATAATGCCCTGATAAGAtagtgtgtgtgggggggggggggtgctgNGATTAACCCAAATTCATTGAGTAAGCCCCACTATGCACTAAATTCCATAATATCTATCTtcttaaaca
It includes:
- the LOC116008903 gene encoding protein EMBRYO DEFECTIVE 514-like, producing the protein MSESAQEVAKPLSEDMDIESNAAEDSGTENGGAKRPREEGGEPENGDNGDASKKSRVDKSVEEQRLEILEGNEVGEGKKKEERSGPVTLGPKSFGSSVEMFEYFYKLLHYWAPNLDINKYEHMVLLELLKKGHADPEKKIGPGVGAFQVQNHPVFKSRCFFIVRVDGSADDFSFRKCVDRILPLPESMQIKHNANKALRVGKGGKGSDRGGRGGGHGRGRGKSRN
- the LOC116010764 gene encoding protein RKD1-like, encoding MVPGENNLQLSFPVQSWSDNNLAWDYDHDDYDYDFPMQTTHHYTSFDYHSFPLMDNYMFLINDPLYSHPTQSIIQGVYGDEGVEEEQKMGDGGGNNKKKGRNDCSSKMLCRETISKYFYMPITKAARELNVGLTLLKKRCRELGIRRWPHRKLMSLQTLISNVQVLGKDEEEEKLREAVQLLEKQKREIEESPDMEMEDTTKKLRQACFKANYKKRKLNVSVAGAGMLQPLPSSSPSSAPAISAGASAATADYEEDHQMDSLLSYYLSSSSSSSSTAIDY